The following are encoded in a window of Atribacterota bacterium genomic DNA:
- a CDS encoding RNA-binding protein — MQGNKLYVGNLNYAVNEDQLRELFENHGTVQSVNIIEGKGFGFVEMSTNEEAEAAKEALNDQEFHGRPLKIDEARPRKPRRDFNSGPRKRF, encoded by the coding sequence ATGCAAGGTAATAAGCTGTATGTGGGAAATCTGAACTACGCCGTCAATGAAGATCAATTGAGGGAACTATTTGAAAATCATGGTACCGTGCAAAGTGTCAACATCATTGAAGGCAAAGGTTTTGGTTTTGTCGAAATGTCTACTAACGAAGAAGCAGAAGCAGCAAAGGAAGCTTTGAATGATCAGGAATTTCATGGACGTCCATTAAAAATCGATGAAGCTCGTCCCCGTAAACCTAGAAGAGATTTCAATTCTGGTCCCAGAAAACGCTTCTAA